One Dreissena polymorpha isolate Duluth1 chromosome 9, UMN_Dpol_1.0, whole genome shotgun sequence genomic window carries:
- the LOC127844371 gene encoding uncharacterized protein LOC127844371 — MTDSSVQLCDETPSSDEDEELISYLQTPKYSFTSVDKNPAANVINKLAQNTYNCETKSSNSNIDGKAHILRDPNVNSMDTVVLNSDEKPLDEQNMNNEVVNYNLVSCADSRNIEQNGDETNSYVPENFVTDASIVTNNQTEVKPFLRPDTTVSNLIPETCEIHRLSDIEKTFLHSAIELMSQLGKTSESASKEDGDCSRLPSDLSVEMELKLFLNQAEESGQAGKEKYFIITEHNWSALCEKVRRMINVHQGHKKCATKDVGTDTNNLAIEECTNNTGRFVRRNNKLVFERVIGVPAHEIEKSASDDFTPNVQVSEHLHEYSSTSQMNIDSILLSEDQQQVILNGNIDVKEAFDTTNCQVIAYSTKHDSQVYGNNGTKMPHDTCHSPEFTAQPVVFNIDESGELQIVNCSSPKLLLNTNVSNYNETQADIEELVESNLIQSCDLSSNLEPMEDVDLKRNGDSVKNENSISKHHSMTDIENLVKTETKQENKVSSAHFLCKNKEINTGQIKRKLGEVTEQNCMKSDQTKVKMLKTTPTHTINLRSRNSKPKLILKRTDCRNRVQKSKSVALSEAKLKRDEEKIKITDDSGDAKLESKRPKVEFIQAIELDSQLSNTNGKFGDEIKDRISAAYQEEKEANPEDSEIDIESDLENYFSAVKSSKEACKDSVDTQAELDCIDDKNYPPTKKHAKSGNRKIALPVGKRAKSKTSFEHKSIIKKDSTKNLKQLSDSGLEEEVEFSEGATSIKQELLKKKTFKSKHGKIVTTRSRMRNERIQNKKMQKSTKQNNEEKLGYHGTSKKKRTWKIRFEKSVSFENDEADENGSDTVSPTRKQKALFTGLLKEVTQNGKQRKASKGQINDSNYDLGNSQEGMVTISHGITLKNVSNIETKNKSASASKDDCQTKQTCRIETAEVDGRKKKTLSDSQSDEKRNTKLPKIMKLRKQRIRYEQNKWKELLTCEMMDIQRDVEQLDHDLKGPLNVRKVIKGILKTAKLKSKQNLKRDSKSKSVSKREVSNQLENPKSVGMENNKQNENLKAVKKLTKQKRSSNSNSIVLAGDIPDRLHKRNNFSLEEKQVCAPKSKCEANGNLKLESQFENDNDSVLKPNLSNAISVSTKPVSDIGLSDEKAMFDNKKVCFEIHESPTKTGIQECFQQFVLISPKGQLDHGDLTLQSPVLNVKHFLPANTAVSPSKAADKLKDLLTKATSVRKIVLN, encoded by the coding sequence aTGACAGATAGTTCAGTACAGCTCTGTGATGAAACACCATCATCAGATGAGGACGAAGAACTGATTTCTTATCTTCAGACTCCAAAATATAGTTTTACTTCAGTTGATAAAAACCCTGCAGCAAATGTCATCAATAAGCTTGCACAAAACACGTATAATTGTGAAACGAAAAGCTCTAACTCCAATATTGATGGCAAGGCACATATCTTAAGGGATCCCAATGTAAATAGTATGGACACTGTTGTTTTGAATTCTGATGAAAAGCCTTTGGATGAGCAGAATATGAACAATGAAGTTGTAAATTATAATCTTGTGTCATGTGCTGACAGCCGAAATATAGAGCAAAATGGAGATGAGACCAACAGTTATGTGCCAGAAAATTTTGTAACGGATGCAAGTATTGTAACCAACAATCAAACTGAAGTAAAACCTTTCCTAAGGCCTGACACTACCGTCTCGAATCTGATACCAGAAACATGTGAAATACACAGGTTAAGTGacattgaaaaaacttttttacatTCTGCGATCGAGTTGATGTCACAATTAGGGAAAACTTCAGAGAGTGCTTCCAAAGAGGATGGTGACTGTAGCAGGCTGCCATCTGATTTATCTGTTGAAATGGAGCTTAAATTATTTCTGAACCAGGCTGAAGAATCTGGTCAAGCTGGAAAAGAGAAATACTTTATTATCACAGAACATAATTGGAGCGCTCTCTGTGAGAAAGTCCGGAGGATGATCAATGTTCATCAGGGGCATAAGAAATGTGCTACAAAAGATGTTGGAACAGATACTAATAATTTAGCAATTGAAGAATGTACAAACAATACTGGTCGGTTTGTTCGAAGAAACAACAAACTTGTGTTTGAAAGGGTTATTGGTGTCCCTGCACATGAAATAGAAAAGTCTGCAAGTGATGATTTTACTCCAAATGTGCAAGTATCAGAACAtcttcatgaatacagttcaacATCCCAAATGAACATAGACAGTATTTTATTATCTGAAGATCAGCAACAAGTAATTCTGAATGGAAATATTGATGTAAAGGAAGCTTTTGATACAACAAATTGTCAAGTGATTGCTTATTCCACAAAACATGATAGTCAAGTATATGGCAATAATGGGACAAAAATGCCCCATGATACATGCCACTCTCCAGAATTCACTGCTCAACctgttgtttttaatattgatGAATCCGGTGAACTTCAAATAGTAAATTGTTCAAGTCCAAAGCTGTTGTTAAATACAAATGTGTCTAATTATAATGAAACACAGGCAGATATAGAGGAACTTGTTGAATCTAATCTAATACAAAGCTGTGACCTATCTTCAAATTTAGAACCAATGGAAGATGTTGATTTAAAAAGAAATGGCGATTCTGTGAAAAATGAAAATTCCATTAGCAAACATCATTCAATGACTGATATTGAAAACCTAGTAAAAACTGAAACGAAACAGGAAAATAAGGTTTCTAGCGCACATTTTTTGTGCAAAAACAAGGAAATAAATACAGGTCAGATCAAAAGAAAACTTGGAGAAGTGACGGAGCAGAATTGTATGAAGAGTGATCAAACAAAAGTTAAGATGTTGAAGACCACTCCAACTCATACTATCAATTTACGAAGCAGGAATTCAAAACCCAAACTGATCTTGAAAAGAACTGATTGCAGAAATCGGGTGCAAAAGAGTAAATCAGTGGCTTTATCAGAAGCAAAATTGAAACGTGATGAAGAAAAGATAAAGATAACAGATGATTCTGGAGATGCCAAGTTAGAGAGTAAACGTCCAAAAGTGGAATTTATTCAGGCAATAGAACTTGATTCTCAGCTTAGCAACACAAATGGTAAGTTTGGTGATGAAATTAAAGATAGAATTAGCGCAGCTTATCAAGAGGAAAAGGAAGCAAATCCAGAGGATTCAGAAATTGACATTGAAAGTGATTTGGAAAATTACTTTTCTGCAGTAAAGAGCTCTAAAGAGGCTTGTAAAGATTCAGTTGACACACAGGCAGAGTTAGATTGTATTGATGACAAAAATTATCCGCCAACGAAGAAGCATGCAAAGAGTGGAAATAGAAAAATTGCTCTGCCAGTGGGGAAGCGTGCAAAAAGTAAAACATCATTTGAACAcaaatcaattattaaaaaagaTAGTACTAAAAATCTAAAACAATTATCTGATTCAGGATTGGAAGAGGAAGTTGAGTTTAGTGAGGGTGCAACTtcaataaaacaagaattattaaaaaagaaaactttTAAGTCCAAACATGGTAAAATTGTAACGACTCGGAGTAGAATGAGAAATGAAAGGATACAAAAtaagaaaatgcaaaaatctacaaaacaaaataatgaagaaaaactaGGTTATCATGGAACCTCAAAGAAGAAAAGAACATGGAAAATACGTTTTGAAAAGTCAGTGTCATTTGAAAATGATGAAGCTGATGAAAATGGGAGTGATACTGTTAGTCCAACAAGGAAACAAAAGGCACTTTTCACTGGCTTGCTAAAAGAAGTTACTCAGAATGGAAAACAAAGAAAGGCCAGCAAAGGCCAGATAAACGATTCAAACTATGACCTCGGAAACTCTCAAGAAGGAATGGTTACAATTTCTCATggaattacattaaaaaatgtaagtaacatagaaacaaaaaacaaatctgCTTCAGCTAGTAAAGATGATtgtcaaacaaaacaaacatgtagAATAGAAACAGCCGAGGTCGATGGCAGGAAAAAGAAAACTCTTTCAGATTCACAGTCAGATGAAAAAAGGAACACAAAATTGccaaaaataatgaaattgagGAAGCAGAGAATAAGATATGAACAGAATAAATGGAAAGAATTGCTAACATGTGAAATGATGGATATACAGAGGGATGTGGAACAACTTGACCATGACCTTAAAGGTCCCCTGAATGTTAGAAAAGTTATTAAAGGTATTCTTAAAACAGCAAAATTGAAAAGTAAACAGAATTTAAAGCGTGACTCCAAAAGCAAAAGTGTTTCAAAAAGGGAAGTCAGCAATCAACTTGAAAACCCCAAAAGTGTTGGTATggaaaacaataaacaaaatgaaaacttaaaagcTGTAAAGAAACTAACTAAACAGAAACGGTCAAGTAATTCTAACTCTATAGTATTGGCAGGAGATATCCCTGATAGACTGCATAAAAGAAACAATTTTTCCTTGGAAGAGAAGCAAGTGTGTGCACCCAAAAGTAAATGTGAAGCAAACGGAAATTTGAAACTTGAATCTCAGTTTGAAAATGACAATGACAGTGTTCTAAAACCCAATTTGTCTAATGCAATATCAGTGTCTACCAAACCCGTGAGTGATATTGGTTTGTCAGATGAGAAGGCTATGTTTGATAACAAAAAAGTCTGTTTTGAAATTCATGAATCTCCAACAAAAACTGGCATTCAGGAATGTTTTCAGCAGTTTGTGCTAATTTCCCCCAAAGGCCAGTTAGACCATGGGGACTTGACTTTGCAAAGTCCAGTCTTGAATGTGAAGCACTTCTTGCCAGCAAATACTGCTGTTAGCCCTAGTAAGGCTGCAGACAAGTTGAAAGATTTGTTAACGAAAGCAACTTCAGTGCGAAAGATTGTTTTGAACTAA